GGTCATTAGCTTGGGGAGGAAATCTTCATGAAGATGACTTGATTACTACTGCTGGAGGAATGAATGCACTAGCTTTTTGCTTGATGGCCTTAGGGAAGCGAGGTGATACAGTGGCCATAGAAAGCCCTTGTTATCCCGGCATTCTTCAACTGGTGATTAGTTTGGGTTTAAAAGTACTCGAATTGCCTACGCATCCGGTTACAGGCATTGAAATAGACGCGCTGAGGAAAGTGGTATCTAAAATTGATATTTGCCTTTTAATACCTAATTTTAATACGCCATTGGGTAGTTGTATGCCTGATGAACACAAAAAAGAAGTTGTTCAGCTTTTGGCTGCAAATGATATTCCGCTCATTGAGGATGATATTTATGGTGATCTTTATTTCGGTACACAACGGCCAAGATGCTGCAAATCATTTGATACAGCAGGTAATGTGTTGTGGTGCAGCGCGGTTTCGAAAACCTTGGCGCCAGGGTACCGCGTGGGTTGGGTAGCACCCGGAAAGTATAAAGAAAAACTACTTAAACTAAAACTGGTACATGCCATTGCCTCAACTTCTGTTATTCATGAGGCCGTTGGTAATTTCCTCAAGACTGGGCGGTACGATCGCCATTTGCACCAGCTCCGGCGTACCTTACAGCACAATTATCAGCATTTTATAGATGCGGTTACTGAATATTTTCCAGAAGGTACAAAAACAACCCGACCGCAAGGCGGACTAGCCATATGGATAGAATTTAATAAGGAAGTTGATACTGTAAAACTGTATGAATTGGCAATGAAACAAAAAATCAGTATTGCTCCAGGCCCTATGTTTACGCTGCAAAATCAATATCAGAACTGTATGCGCTTATGTATTGGCCTTCCATGGTCAGATGAGCTTAAATTTAAGCTGAAACAGTTGGGTAATCTGGTAAAAATGATGTGATCTAATACGATATTTGTATGCTTGATTAAGAATTTGCACTTTCTGGTT
The nucleotide sequence above comes from Pedobacter riviphilus. Encoded proteins:
- a CDS encoding aminotransferase-like domain-containing protein — translated: MGTVLVIMEKVYRYNEIVSGIATQIKDGILRAGDKLPSVRMLCKEYAVGMNTAKRVFLELEAQSLVEVKPQSGFFVSNHRVERLPLPAVSKPSLIANHHEPSELSSQVYSSIGRNDLTLFSIGVPSGSLLPLAKLKKEIIYATRALKEGGTEYEPLQGNVKLRRMVAVRSLAWGGNLHEDDLITTAGGMNALAFCLMALGKRGDTVAIESPCYPGILQLVISLGLKVLELPTHPVTGIEIDALRKVVSKIDICLLIPNFNTPLGSCMPDEHKKEVVQLLAANDIPLIEDDIYGDLYFGTQRPRCCKSFDTAGNVLWCSAVSKTLAPGYRVGWVAPGKYKEKLLKLKLVHAIASTSVIHEAVGNFLKTGRYDRHLHQLRRTLQHNYQHFIDAVTEYFPEGTKTTRPQGGLAIWIEFNKEVDTVKLYELAMKQKISIAPGPMFTLQNQYQNCMRLCIGLPWSDELKFKLKQLGNLVKMM